From the genome of Nitrospinota bacterium, one region includes:
- a CDS encoding YwiC-like family protein — protein sequence MPKEHGIWVLILAPLLAGSLSVHADDGFKLMAALLLSAAVVSGMMIVEPFKMVFAPLSAQARDRGLAWLVIYSICAVIFFSPLLILYGRWGLFIFAAAGAALGGLKMWAGASRIQRELWVELTGVAGLTLTAPAASYTQTGQITPASVIVYLLCLIWFFDRVMTARKTLLGIRSGASFGSAAEKTAWFKKELMIHMACLGIAAVIVAASLGVAPWTAFPPFLLASAKFRLDMKNTSPPPGPMQVGYSEMRLSSAFTLLLSAAFYWG from the coding sequence TTGCCCAAAGAACATGGTATTTGGGTCCTGATTCTGGCTCCATTGCTTGCCGGATCGCTGAGTGTTCACGCCGATGACGGGTTCAAACTCATGGCGGCGTTGTTGCTATCGGCCGCCGTTGTGTCCGGGATGATGATTGTGGAACCGTTTAAAATGGTCTTTGCGCCTTTATCGGCCCAGGCCAGGGACCGCGGACTTGCGTGGCTTGTCATATATTCGATCTGCGCCGTTATATTCTTCTCACCCCTTTTGATATTGTACGGCCGCTGGGGGCTTTTTATTTTTGCGGCGGCGGGGGCGGCGCTTGGCGGACTTAAGATGTGGGCGGGGGCATCGAGGATTCAGCGGGAGCTTTGGGTGGAATTGACCGGCGTGGCCGGGCTCACGCTCACGGCCCCCGCCGCAAGCTACACCCAGACCGGACAGATAACTCCAGCCTCCGTCATCGTGTACCTGCTTTGCCTTATCTGGTTTTTCGACAGGGTGATGACGGCCAGGAAAACTCTTCTGGGGATACGTTCCGGAGCGTCCTTTGGCTCGGCCGCGGAAAAGACCGCGTGGTTCAAAAAAGAGCTGATGATACACATGGCATGCCTTGGGATCGCCGCCGTCATCGTGGCCGCGTCCCTGGGCGTTGCGCCATGGACCGCTTTTCCGCCGTTTTTGCTGGCGTCGGCGAAATTCCGGCTCGATATGAAAAACACCTCGCCCCCGCCTGGGCCTATGCAGGTGGGCTATTCGGAAATGCGTTTAAGCTCGGCTTTCACTTTGTTGCTCTCGGCCGCCTTTTATTGGGGATGA
- a CDS encoding HDOD domain-containing protein has translation MLEQTSLAKEKRRILIQRIKDIPTLPSSIHKIIQLADDSSSTPTALAEAISKDPSISSLILRLVNSAFYGHYRQISSISRAVVILGYKTVKTMALGVSIFQGTSARGRQVFNRKDFWTHSLGVATFTKKLAVRFGGVAGVDGETLFLSGLLHDIGKVAFDNYFNEEFAEAAAEAQKNGEWIGIPELKYLGMDHSEAGYYLARTWNFPPQVISGVRFHHSVAECPKEDGMDKAAAVVSIADYVCRKLKIGSGGDNVEAPLFIEALNLCGITPGDVEALAVDAGLLADKEMIESFVSAK, from the coding sequence ATGCTTGAGCAGACAAGTCTTGCCAAAGAGAAGCGGCGGATTCTTATCCAAAGGATAAAGGATATCCCCACACTTCCATCTTCCATCCACAAGATCATACAGTTGGCGGACGATTCATCGTCGACCCCCACTGCGCTGGCGGAGGCCATTTCGAAGGATCCATCCATAAGCTCGTTGATTCTAAGGCTTGTCAATTCCGCATTTTATGGCCATTACAGGCAGATATCGTCCATTTCCCGCGCCGTGGTGATATTGGGTTATAAGACTGTGAAAACGATGGCGTTGGGTGTTTCCATATTTCAGGGAACCTCTGCCCGGGGCCGACAGGTGTTCAATCGCAAGGATTTTTGGACTCACTCGCTTGGAGTGGCCACTTTCACAAAAAAACTGGCCGTCAGGTTCGGCGGAGTGGCCGGGGTGGACGGGGAGACTCTTTTTCTTTCCGGCCTCCTTCATGACATAGGGAAAGTTGCGTTTGACAATTATTTCAACGAAGAATTCGCGGAAGCGGCCGCCGAGGCGCAGAAAAACGGCGAATGGATCGGCATACCCGAACTTAAATATCTTGGCATGGACCATTCCGAAGCCGGGTATTACCTGGCCAGGACCTGGAATTTTCCGCCACAGGTGATCTCCGGGGTCAGGTTTCACCACAGCGTCGCGGAGTGTCCTAAGGAGGACGGGATGGACAAGGCGGCGGCGGTGGTGAGCATCGCCGATTATGTATGCAGAAAGTTGAAAATCGGCTCCGGCGGTGACAATGTGGAAGCCCCTCTGTTCATAGAGGCGCTCAATCTTTGCGGAATAACTCCGGGGGATGTGGAAGCGCTGGCGGTGGACGCCGGCCTTTTGGCGGACAAGGAAATGATCGAATCGTTCGTGAGCGCAAAATGA
- a CDS encoding GAF domain-containing protein, whose product MTGEMEELKTQIDDLAKERDIYAKALAESNAAFREKVNEFSIIRRIGDAMRWNFDKKQVCQSIVDVIIEETSAENCSLWLVDTARSCIKLAAARGQRDMKARFFPPEDPNTNQIALGEGVSGWVAKNGKPMLIKDVAESNQFIEMGAKAPSIKSLLCIPITGGDETVGVINLSHPDIGMFSKENERVLALITNHAAIAFANLFLFEKIQSFNEELERTVEERTRSLSFSESKYRTFMENAGDAILVVDKAGGKIIEVNSRACEYTGMSREEMTGRDINSILGGGHRNMYDNIVTAGFGRMEGVPMITSGGYEVFSDITVNVMSTQGGEFVHLVIRDITHKLKLEAKLKEYNESLEEMVRRRTEELEKAQQELLHASKMAAIGELASGVAHEINNPLAVISGYAEDLRDRIKSKGLEIVGHDGIMSVMAMITTQAERCLEITRSLLNFSRRQELYLSAVDLNYAIRVTQGMAMHRASDKRIEMDNFMDPHLPQVVTDLNMLEQILLNIFNNAVDAIDGDGKIFTRVTARDGSVLIEVEDTGQGIKNDNLPKIFDPFFTTKPVGKGTGLGLSISHHLAESLKGKITVESEPGRGARFTLTIPVGIENKPTQ is encoded by the coding sequence ATGACAGGCGAGATGGAAGAGCTGAAAACTCAAATAGACGACCTTGCAAAGGAGCGCGACATTTACGCCAAGGCGCTGGCGGAGTCCAACGCCGCGTTCCGCGAGAAGGTGAACGAGTTTTCGATCATCCGCCGCATCGGGGACGCCATGCGGTGGAATTTCGACAAAAAGCAGGTGTGCCAGTCCATCGTGGACGTGATAATCGAGGAGACTTCCGCCGAGAATTGCTCATTGTGGCTTGTGGACACTGCGCGCTCCTGCATAAAGCTGGCGGCGGCGCGCGGCCAGAGGGACATGAAGGCCCGGTTTTTCCCGCCGGAGGACCCGAACACGAACCAGATAGCCCTTGGCGAGGGGGTATCCGGATGGGTGGCCAAGAACGGCAAGCCGATGTTGATAAAGGACGTGGCCGAGAGCAACCAGTTCATCGAAATGGGGGCGAAGGCGCCGTCCATAAAATCTCTTTTGTGCATACCCATCACCGGCGGGGACGAGACCGTGGGGGTAATCAACCTTTCCCACCCGGACATTGGCATGTTCTCAAAAGAGAACGAGCGGGTTCTGGCGCTTATCACCAACCACGCGGCGATAGCGTTTGCCAACCTGTTCCTTTTCGAAAAGATTCAATCCTTCAATGAAGAGCTGGAACGGACCGTGGAGGAGCGCACGCGCTCGCTGAGCTTTTCCGAGAGCAAATACCGCACGTTCATGGAAAACGCCGGGGACGCCATCCTTGTGGTGGACAAAGCCGGCGGCAAGATTATCGAGGTGAACAGCCGCGCTTGCGAGTACACGGGCATGTCCAGGGAGGAAATGACCGGCCGGGACATAAATTCGATCCTGGGGGGCGGCCACAGGAACATGTACGACAACATCGTCACCGCGGGATTCGGCCGGATGGAAGGGGTGCCGATGATCACCAGCGGCGGCTACGAGGTGTTTTCGGACATCACGGTGAACGTGATGTCCACCCAAGGGGGGGAATTCGTGCATCTTGTGATCCGCGACATAACCCACAAGCTCAAGCTGGAGGCCAAGCTCAAGGAGTACAACGAGAGCCTGGAGGAGATGGTGCGAAGGCGCACCGAGGAGCTGGAAAAGGCGCAGCAGGAACTGTTGCACGCAAGCAAGATGGCGGCTATAGGCGAGCTTGCCTCCGGCGTGGCGCACGAGATAAACAATCCGTTGGCGGTGATAAGCGGATACGCCGAGGACTTGAGGGACAGGATAAAGTCCAAGGGGCTGGAAATTGTGGGGCACGACGGGATCATGTCCGTGATGGCGATGATCACCACGCAGGCGGAGCGGTGCCTGGAAATAACGCGTTCCCTTCTGAACTTCTCCCGCCGCCAGGAGCTTTATCTGAGCGCCGTGGACCTGAACTACGCCATCCGGGTGACGCAGGGGATGGCCATGCACCGCGCGTCCGATAAAAGGATAGAGATGGACAATTTCATGGACCCCCACCTGCCCCAGGTGGTGACGGACCTGAACATGCTCGAACAGATACTGCTCAACATATTCAACAACGCCGTGGACGCCATAGACGGCGACGGGAAGATATTCACCCGCGTGACCGCGCGGGACGGTTCTGTGCTCATCGAGGTGGAAGACACCGGCCAAGGGATAAAGAATGACAACCTTCCAAAGATATTCGACCCGTTCTTCACCACCAAGCCGGTGGGGAAAGGGACGGGCCTCGGCCTTTCCATAAGCCATCACCTGGCGGAAAGCCTTAAGGGAAAGATAACAGTGGAGAGCGAACCGGGGAGGGGGGCGCGATTCACGCTCACAATACCTGTTGGAATCGAAAACAAGCCAACGCAATGA
- a CDS encoding sigma-54-dependent Fis family transcriptional regulator → MDNQKIRLLVVDDEDAFRDLLVRRFDHSEFEVAGCPSGEAALTLAKTRRFDVGVLDIRMPGISGIELLREIKTLQPEFEAIILTGQATIDSAIEAMKLGAYDYLAKPCKLLELEMILRKAYEKKMLSEQNIRLRAEVKRRMAERQLVGSSKVMANLRGQIAKLAPLSDPILIVGEVGSGKEITAMTIHSQSPRKDSPFVTLNCGVIPEGMLEVELFGHEPDAFIGSSRVRKRGLIEMAEGGALFLDEVEQLSPAMQVKILHFLDTGEFRRLGGFDDIPSDTRLFLATSDNLMSQSKRSKLREDLYYKISTFSINVPPLRERKDDIPELADYIMSTTRIGAGPAKKLSKKALESLMDYNWPGNVRELANVLERAMSLTQKNVIQMKDLPLSFEKKSKTNKNRHLLSLPEIEREHILFVLDAVNGNISKASKILGISRPKLYRKMEKYRSSPNV, encoded by the coding sequence ATGGACAACCAGAAAATACGCCTGCTAGTGGTGGACGACGAAGACGCATTCCGGGATCTTCTGGTGCGCCGGTTCGACCATTCGGAATTTGAAGTGGCCGGCTGCCCGTCGGGCGAGGCGGCGTTGACCCTCGCCAAGACCAGGCGGTTTGACGTGGGTGTGCTGGACATCAGGATGCCCGGTATTTCCGGCATAGAGCTTCTGCGCGAGATCAAGACCCTTCAGCCGGAGTTCGAGGCGATCATACTTACAGGTCAGGCCACCATTGACTCGGCCATCGAGGCGATGAAACTTGGCGCGTATGATTACCTGGCCAAGCCTTGCAAGCTTCTGGAGCTGGAGATGATCCTGCGCAAGGCATACGAGAAAAAAATGCTGTCGGAGCAGAACATACGGCTCCGGGCGGAAGTGAAACGCCGGATGGCCGAAAGGCAGCTTGTGGGATCGTCCAAGGTGATGGCCAACTTGCGCGGCCAGATAGCAAAGCTGGCGCCCCTGTCCGACCCTATCCTCATCGTCGGCGAGGTGGGATCGGGCAAGGAGATCACGGCGATGACCATCCACAGCCAATCGCCAAGAAAGGACTCCCCTTTCGTCACGCTAAACTGCGGCGTCATCCCCGAAGGGATGCTGGAGGTGGAGCTTTTCGGTCATGAACCGGACGCGTTCATCGGCTCTTCTCGCGTTCGCAAAAGGGGACTTATAGAAATGGCGGAAGGCGGGGCGCTGTTCCTGGACGAGGTGGAGCAGCTATCCCCGGCGATGCAGGTGAAGATACTTCATTTTCTGGACACGGGCGAATTCCGCAGGCTGGGAGGGTTTGACGATATCCCGTCGGACACCAGGCTTTTCCTTGCCACCAGCGACAACCTGATGTCCCAGTCAAAGCGTTCCAAGCTTCGCGAGGACCTTTATTACAAGATATCCACTTTCAGCATCAACGTGCCGCCGCTGCGGGAGCGCAAGGACGACATCCCGGAGTTGGCCGATTACATCATGTCCACCACCAGGATCGGCGCCGGGCCGGCCAAGAAGCTGTCCAAAAAAGCGCTTGAATCGCTGATGGACTACAACTGGCCGGGGAACGTTCGCGAACTTGCCAATGTGCTGGAGCGGGCGATGAGCCTGACGCAGAAAAACGTGATCCAGATGAAAGACCTGCCGTTGAGCTTCGAGAAAAAATCGAAGACGAACAAGAACCGGCATCTTCTGAGCCTGCCGGAAATCGAGCGGGAGCATATTCTTTTTGTCCTGGACGCAGTGAACGGGAACATTTCAAAGGCGTCGAAGATTCTGGGAATCAGTCGGCCCAAACTTTACCGGAAAATGGAGAAGTACCGCTCCAGCCCAAATGTATGA
- the dnaN gene encoding DNA polymerase III subunit beta has protein sequence MEFTIGRDEFYKSLQRAQGFVSPKGPMPILANVFLEASDSAITLFASNLDIGLKGSYDAKVSKPGKVTVQAKKLHDIVRTLPPEEILVKVDEDERLRVICGKSKFNLATIDPDQFPSFPEYDEKTLIGLDSEMVREMISKTSYAISHDETRLTLNGAFLEVAPSRARMVATDGHRLAFVERDGAFKVSEPVKVIIARKAVGELQKLVSEDDEPLQFVQRENHVIFKKGRQTMVVRLIEGAFPNYEQVIPKGSARQATITTASFTDCLKRVATMADEKSHMIRMGFGEGKVEMSSEGGELGEARDEVEAEFAGESVEIGLNAEYIIEMLGAMGADKVALKMQDALSPLMAVVPEDSGLISIVMPMRL, from the coding sequence ATGGAATTTACTATCGGCAGGGACGAGTTCTATAAAAGCCTTCAAAGAGCGCAAGGGTTCGTGTCCCCCAAGGGGCCAATGCCGATACTCGCCAACGTTTTTCTCGAAGCTTCGGATTCCGCGATCACGCTTTTCGCGTCGAACCTGGACATCGGCCTGAAAGGTTCGTACGACGCGAAAGTTTCCAAGCCCGGAAAAGTGACTGTGCAGGCCAAGAAGCTCCATGACATAGTGCGGACGCTTCCCCCGGAGGAAATCCTGGTGAAGGTGGACGAGGACGAAAGGCTCCGGGTGATATGCGGCAAGTCCAAGTTCAACCTGGCCACGATAGATCCTGACCAGTTTCCGTCGTTCCCCGAATATGACGAAAAGACGCTCATCGGGCTGGACTCTGAAATGGTGCGTGAAATGATAAGCAAGACCAGCTACGCCATTTCCCATGACGAGACGAGGCTGACCCTGAACGGAGCGTTTCTGGAGGTGGCCCCTTCGAGGGCGAGGATGGTGGCCACGGACGGGCACAGGCTTGCGTTTGTGGAGCGGGACGGCGCCTTCAAGGTGTCCGAGCCGGTGAAGGTGATAATCGCGCGCAAGGCGGTGGGTGAGCTTCAAAAGCTGGTGAGCGAGGATGACGAGCCGTTGCAATTCGTGCAGCGCGAGAACCACGTGATATTTAAAAAAGGCCGGCAGACGATGGTGGTGCGCCTTATCGAGGGGGCCTTCCCGAATTACGAGCAGGTGATACCCAAAGGGAGCGCCCGGCAGGCGACGATAACCACCGCATCCTTCACGGACTGCCTGAAGCGCGTTGCGACCATGGCGGACGAAAAGTCGCACATGATCCGGATGGGATTTGGCGAAGGGAAGGTGGAGATGTCCTCCGAAGGCGGGGAGCTTGGCGAGGCCAGGGACGAGGTGGAAGCGGAATTTGCCGGAGAATCAGTGGAAATCGGGCTTAATGCGGAGTATATAATAGAAATGCTAGGCGCCATGGGGGCCGACAAAGTTGCCTTGAAGATGCAGGACGCTTTAAGCCCGCTTATGGCCGTGGTTCCGGAAGACAGTGGTCTTATTTCCATTGTTATGCCCATGAGGCTTTGA
- a CDS encoding gamma-glutamyl-gamma-aminobutyrate hydrolase family protein, with protein MSKSASPLIGITVDTNYGSEDREIQSGLNPRGQSVFWLKKSYTDAVEKSGGVPVLIPVVATPAIMDRYLEIIDGLIISGGEFDIDPKLYGERKIPLCGALKPDRTLMEMRLLKKGLKMKMPVLGVCGGHQVINVAFGGSLYQDIPSQAGGPVKHEQKPVPSTQASHDVEIAEGTLLAAVIGARKIKVNSTHHQGIKKLGRGLCASGKAIDGLVEAVERKGDKGPFLLGTQWHPEQLYNKDQASRKIFKKFMEACVVFNSLKTKIKR; from the coding sequence ATGTCCAAATCGGCCTCTCCCCTGATCGGAATCACAGTGGACACCAATTACGGCTCCGAAGACCGGGAGATCCAGTCCGGCCTGAATCCCCGGGGGCAGTCCGTTTTCTGGCTGAAAAAAAGCTATACCGACGCCGTTGAGAAATCCGGAGGAGTTCCGGTGCTCATACCGGTGGTGGCCACGCCCGCGATAATGGACAGATATCTGGAGATAATAGACGGGCTGATAATTTCCGGCGGCGAGTTCGACATTGATCCGAAGCTGTACGGGGAGCGGAAAATTCCGCTGTGCGGCGCGTTAAAGCCGGACCGGACGTTGATGGAGATGCGGCTTTTGAAAAAGGGACTGAAGATGAAGATGCCGGTGCTTGGCGTCTGCGGCGGCCACCAGGTGATAAATGTGGCGTTCGGCGGTTCGCTTTATCAGGATATCCCCTCGCAGGCCGGCGGCCCGGTGAAACATGAGCAAAAACCGGTTCCGTCCACACAGGCCAGCCACGATGTGGAAATTGCGGAGGGGACTCTTCTTGCCGCCGTCATCGGGGCCAGAAAGATCAAGGTGAATTCAACCCATCATCAGGGGATCAAGAAGCTTGGGCGTGGCCTTTGCGCCAGCGGCAAGGCGATTGATGGGCTTGTGGAAGCCGTTGAACGCAAAGGGGATAAAGGACCTTTCCTTTTGGGGACGCAATGGCATCCGGAGCAGCTTTATAACAAGGACCAGGCGAGCAGGAAAATCTTCAAAAAGTTCATGGAAGCCTGCGTGGTTTTCAATTCATTGAAAACCAAGATAAAAAGATAG
- a CDS encoding prepilin-type N-terminal cleavage/methylation domain-containing protein: MPHATCYKLLGGGLRRRVQAPLKGKSGLTLIEILISIVILAVGILGVTAMQTASMGGELLSRNLDSCVNTVSDALDRIQVNAENISEYKTGGALVIDPQNPSPPSGTTALNDYNAIMAKMADVTSGGMQMQKAKLTITFQSDFPLAGVDSVTASMTWDRKGKTETCQVTNLVYKP; encoded by the coding sequence ATGCCTCACGCAACATGTTATAAGCTGTTGGGCGGAGGTCTGCGCCGGAGAGTCCAGGCGCCACTTAAAGGCAAATCCGGGCTGACCCTTATAGAGATACTCATCTCCATTGTGATACTTGCGGTGGGCATTCTTGGTGTCACCGCCATGCAGACGGCATCCATGGGGGGCGAGCTTTTAAGCCGCAACCTGGACTCCTGCGTGAACACCGTCTCCGACGCTTTGGACCGGATCCAGGTCAACGCCGAAAATATCAGCGAATATAAAACCGGCGGAGCCCTGGTCATCGATCCGCAAAATCCCTCACCGCCAAGCGGGACCACCGCGCTCAACGATTATAACGCCATCATGGCCAAGATGGCCGACGTCACAAGCGGCGGCATGCAGATGCAAAAAGCCAAACTTACCATCACCTTCCAGAGCGACTTTCCATTGGCCGGGGTGGACAGCGTGACGGCCTCCATGACATGGGACAGGAAAGGAAAGACTGAAACATGCCAGGTGACAAATTTGGTGTACAAGCCATGA
- a CDS encoding PilW family protein codes for MNTQKMTRGSRPSGRGGFTLIELLIASAIGAIVLAGAVQMFRSNRIAYDIVIEMKTMEENGRVALDMISRDFRSASSLWPLDNQDGAYATSQASLGVKPGTDIVEIFASLLSQPIKVPSGNFNDAAANLQVSSAGLVGLPNYSTGLPSSQVSGVLEPYNVLIYDCSAPSNRCSQDITSGQFNGQSDIRINYNRGNSCGDATLYGKAPDVEPATMFASVFSDGQAWAAAGGGGGGGGGGGGGGGGGGGGGGGGGGGSATTDCSGRNTPHECGCVITPLSAGCTNAPASSNTTQICVNIGWDVYYYIDNSDANNPRLVRYVVDRNAASSNKKEVIANYVEDFQVVFGEDTDGDGIIAAGEWGNSATDPSKVRMVRVSVMLVSPKAGQKTVTLPALENSAIVQPTVSTSPYYPNGAYHHRRVLSRTIRLRNVGG; via the coding sequence ATGAACACACAGAAAATGACTCGCGGATCACGGCCATCCGGGCGCGGAGGATTCACGTTGATCGAACTTTTGATCGCCTCGGCGATAGGGGCGATAGTGCTTGCGGGGGCGGTGCAGATGTTCCGCAGCAACAGGATAGCGTATGACATCGTGATTGAAATGAAGACCATGGAGGAGAACGGCCGCGTGGCGCTGGACATGATCTCCCGCGATTTCCGTTCCGCCAGTTCGCTTTGGCCGCTGGACAACCAGGACGGTGCGTATGCAACCTCCCAGGCTTCCCTTGGGGTCAAACCGGGGACGGATATTGTGGAGATATTCGCTTCGCTGCTTTCGCAGCCGATAAAAGTCCCGTCGGGAAATTTCAACGACGCGGCGGCCAACTTGCAAGTTTCATCCGCCGGGCTTGTGGGGCTGCCAAATTACAGCACGGGTCTTCCCAGTAGCCAGGTTAGCGGCGTATTGGAGCCTTATAACGTGCTTATATACGATTGCTCGGCCCCTTCAAATAGATGCTCACAGGACATCACAAGCGGCCAGTTCAACGGCCAGTCGGACATAAGGATAAATTACAACCGGGGCAACTCCTGCGGAGACGCCACACTTTACGGCAAGGCGCCGGATGTTGAGCCAGCCACCATGTTCGCCAGCGTTTTCTCCGATGGCCAGGCATGGGCGGCCGCTGGCGGTGGCGGCGGTGGTGGCGGCGGCGGTGGCGGCGGCGGTGGCGGCGGCGGTGGTGGTGGTGGCGGCGGCGGCGGCGGTTCGGCAACGACAGATTGCTCCGGCCGCAACACTCCTCATGAATGCGGGTGCGTGATCACGCCGCTTAGCGCTGGTTGCACAAACGCTCCGGCGTCGTCGAACACCACACAGATATGCGTTAACATCGGGTGGGACGTTTACTATTACATAGACAATTCGGACGCAAACAATCCCCGGCTGGTGCGCTATGTGGTGGACCGCAACGCGGCCAGTTCAAACAAAAAGGAAGTGATCGCCAACTATGTGGAAGATTTCCAGGTGGTATTTGGCGAGGACACGGACGGCGACGGCATAATAGCGGCGGGCGAATGGGGAAACAGCGCTACGGATCCTTCTAAAGTGCGCATGGTCAGGGTCAGCGTGATGCTTGTCTCGCCCAAAGCGGGGCAGAAAACGGTGACCCTTCCCGCGCTTGAAAACAGCGCCATTGTGCAACCGACCGTTTCGACTTCGCCGTACTATCCAAATGGCGCTTATCATCACCGGAGGGTCTTAAGCAGGACCATCCGGCTCCGGAACGTGGGAGGCTAG